A region of Solanum dulcamara chromosome 7, daSolDulc1.2, whole genome shotgun sequence DNA encodes the following proteins:
- the LOC129895647 gene encoding uncharacterized protein LOC129895647: MATLQKFKLLATQCAVAGSPTRSPTTSPVIHLRRRKTLRMLLSRGGGGGGRGGGSGSPLLPEDDASPERISGDGDSPDKGKEIVGSHKLKDLFVSSPPSLENSRREFSPEIDGAGGSIGSAVRRIGVRSIRPLSATFRQRLLRRVWRPMLVSIPE; encoded by the coding sequence ATGGCGACCCTGCAAAAATTCAAGCTATTAGCCACTCAATGTGCAGTAGCGGGGAGTCCAACTCGAAGTCCAACAACTAGCCCAGTCATTCACCTCCGTCGCCGGAAGACTCTTCGTATGCTCCTCAGCCGCGGCGGCGGCGGCGGAGGACGTGGAGGTGGAAGTGGTAGTCCGCTGTTGCCTGAAGATGATGCTTCGCCGGAACGGATTTCCGGCGATGGAGATTCTCCGGATAAAGGAAAGGAAATTGTAGGAAGCCACAAGCTTAAGGATTTATTCGTTTCGTCTCCTCCATCGCTGGAAAATTCGAGACGGGAATTTTCGCCGGAAATTGATGGTGCCGGCGGTAGTATTGGATCGGCGGTTAGGAGAATCGGAGTCCGTTCAATTCGGCCGTTGTCGGCGACATTCCGGCAACGGTTGCTTAGAAGGGTTTGGCGACCTATGCTTGTGAGTATACctgaataa
- the LOC129896967 gene encoding GPI-anchored protein LLG1-like, with translation MAFERSCFFLFFFFLAIGLASSTPNHISYDALNLHMKGGRGLLEKFYVKDDCPVDFKKENFSPITGTCKGPYYNPLVCCNAFTQIACKYAELINNVDNGCSTGLFYYMNKQGGYPTNLFGRICKGDKEGLPCVKPKGRPNANRGRH, from the exons ATGGCATTTGAAAGATCGTGcttcttcttgtttttcttcttccttgCTATTGGCTTGGCCTCCTCTACCCCAAACCATATCTCAT ATGATGCACTAAACCTTCACATGAAAGGAGGCCGTGGCCTTCTTGAAAAGTTCTATGTGAAGGACGATTGCCCCGTTGAtttcaaaaaggaaaactttTCGCCTATTACCGGGACATGCAAAGGACCTTATTACAACCCACTTGTGTGTTGTAACGCATTCACGCAGATAGCTTGCAAGTACGCGGAACTTATTAATAATGTGGACAACGGGTGCTCCACGGGCCTATTTTACTACATGAATAAACAAGGAGGTTACCCAACTAATCTTTTTGGACGAATTTGCAAAGGAGATAAagaggggttgccttgtgtcaaGCCAAAGGGAAGACCAAATGCGAACAGGGGTAGACATTAA